A single Eubalaena glacialis isolate mEubGla1 chromosome 18, mEubGla1.1.hap2.+ XY, whole genome shotgun sequence DNA region contains:
- the DDX28 gene encoding probable ATP-dependent RNA helicase DDX28 → MALARRLRLLSLAARLLLAPRRDLMVRGRNEPLPVVRIPRALQRRQEERQSGQRSPPRPVLVRPGPLLISARRPELNQPARLTLGPWEPAPLASRGWRNRRAHGDHFSIERAQHEAPALRNLSPKGSFTDLGLELRVLSALRETAPEVVRPTTVQSSTIPPLLRGRHILCAAETGSGKTLGYMLPLLQRLLGQPSLDPCRIPAPRGLVLVPSRELAEQVRAVAQPLGSSLGLQVRELGGGHGMSRIRLQLSKQPPADILVATPGALWKALKTQLISLEQLSFLVLDEADTLLDESFLELVDYILEGSHIAEGPADLKDPFNPKAQLVLVGATFPEGVGQLLSKVASLDSLTTVTSDKLHCIMPHVRQTFMRLKGTEKVTGLVQILKQHDRAYRTGPAGTVLVFCNCSSTVNWLGYILDDHKIQHLRLQGQMPASMRAGIFQSFQKGSRDILLCTDIASRGLDSTQVELVINYDFPLTLQDYIHRAGRVGRVGSEVPGTVVSFVTHPWDVSLVQKIELAARRRRSLPGLGSSSVREPLHQQTLLQQAYI, encoded by the coding sequence ATGGCTCTAGCACGGCGGCTGCGGCTGTTGTCGCTCGCGGCTCGGTTGCTTCTGGCGCCTCGCCGGGACCTGATGGTCCGCGGTCGCAACGAGCCCCTGCCCGTGGTGCGCATCCCGCGGGCTCTACAGCGGCGGCAGGAAGAGCGGCAGAGCGGGCAGCGGAGCCCCCCGCGGCCGGTGCTGGTGCGACCTGGGCCGCTGCTGATCTCAGCGCGGCGACCGGAGTTGAACCAGCCGGCACGCCTCACGCTGGGCCCTTGGGAGCCCGCGCCACTCGCTTCGCGCGGCTGGAGGAATCGGCGCGCCCACGGGGACCATTTCTCCATCGAGCGCGCGCAACATGAGGCTCCGGCGCTGCGGAACCTCTCGCCCAAGGGCAGCTTCACCGATCTGGGTCTGGAGCTCCGCGTTCTGAGCGCACTACGAGAGACTGCTCCCGAAGTTGTTCGGCCCACAACCGTGCAGTCGAGTACCATTCCCCCACTCCTTCGCGGCCGCCACATCCTCTGCGCCGCAGAAACGGGCAGTGGCAAAACCCTCGGCTACATGCTACCTCTCCTTCAACGGCTCTTGGGCCAGCCAAGCCTGGACCCCTGTCGTATCCCTGCTCCTCGAGGCCTGGTTCTTGTGCCTTCTCGAGAATTAGCCGAACAGGTGCGGGCCGTGGCCCAGCCCTTGGGCAGCTCCTTGGGCCTCCAGGTGCGGGAGTTAGGGGGAGGCCATGGCATGAGTAGGATCAGGCTGCAACTGTCCAAACAACCTCCAGCAGATATACTAGTGGCCACTCCGGGGGCTCTGTGGAAGGCCCTGAAAACTCAACTGATCAGCCTGGAGCAGCTGTCCTTCTTGGTGTTGGATGAGGCAGACACGCTGTTGGATGAAAGCTTCCTGGAACTGGTGGATTACATCTTGGAGGGGAGCCATATAGCAGAAGGCCCAGCTGACTTAAAAGACCCCTTCAATCCCAAAGCTCAGTTAGTGCTGGTGGGGGCCACATTTCCCGAAGGTGTAGGCCAGCTGCTGAGTAAAGTTGCCAGCTTAGACTCTCTAACTACCGTTACCAGTGACAAGCTCCACTGCATCATGCCTCATGTCAGACAGACATTCATGAGGCTGAAGGGAACAGAGAAGGTGACTGGGTTGGTGCAGATCCTCAAGCAGCATGACAGAGCATATAGGACTGGCCCCGCAGGAACTGTTCTGGTGTTCTGTAATTGCTCCAGCACTGTGAACTGGCTGGGGTATATTCTGGATGACCACAAAATCCAACACTTAAGACTGCAGGGACAGATGCCAGCCTCAATGAGGGCAGGCATCTTCCAGTCCTTCCAGAAGGGCTCCCGAGACATACTTCTCTGCACAGACATCGCCTCTCGGGGCCTGGACAGCACCCAGGTGGAGCTAGTCATCAATTATGATTTCCCTCTCACCCTGCAAGACTACATCCACAGAGCAGGGAGGGTGGGCCGGGTGGGGAGCGAGGTGCCAGGCACCGTCGTCAGCTTTGTGACCCATCCCTGGGACGTGAGCCTGGTTCAGAAGATTGAGCTGGCAGCTCGCCGGAGGAGAAGCCTTCCAGGACTAGGGTCCTCCTCAGTGAGAGAGCCTTTGCACCAGCAAACCTTATTGCAGCAGGCTTATATATGA